One part of the Limibacillus sp. genome encodes these proteins:
- a CDS encoding ABC transporter substrate-binding protein has product MNFWTARTLAFAAALLSAATFASADGKVTLSTLDWPPYTGSDLPSGGATTEVVRAAFDKIDMEIAVEYRPWKRAIDIALKGTGEVIAYYPGYHCRHRDGFVASEPIGSGPLGFAEHADAPITWDTVDSLGEQQLKIGTVLGYANTDELDKKVGTGWVIAIPSNDDLTNLKKLARKRIDAVVIDKFVLEYLKATEPSLRGYRTKLQFNERPLEDKTLYLCFRDDEAGRAMLERFNNGLKQIDPDRVAEDYFANSFPD; this is encoded by the coding sequence ATGAACTTCTGGACAGCGAGAACCTTGGCCTTTGCGGCCGCTCTTCTGAGTGCAGCAACTTTCGCCTCTGCAGATGGGAAGGTAACCCTCTCCACCTTAGACTGGCCTCCTTATACTGGAAGCGACTTACCCAGTGGTGGAGCCACTACAGAAGTGGTGCGGGCGGCATTCGATAAAATAGATATGGAAATCGCGGTGGAATATCGCCCGTGGAAGCGAGCTATTGATATAGCGCTAAAGGGCACTGGTGAGGTGATCGCTTACTATCCTGGATACCATTGCCGCCATCGCGACGGGTTCGTTGCATCGGAGCCAATCGGCAGTGGCCCACTCGGGTTTGCCGAACATGCAGACGCTCCGATCACTTGGGACACTGTCGATTCTCTGGGAGAGCAGCAGCTCAAAATCGGGACAGTCTTGGGATATGCGAATACCGACGAGTTGGACAAGAAGGTTGGTACGGGGTGGGTCATCGCAATTCCGTCGAACGACGATCTAACTAATTTGAAGAAGCTCGCGCGCAAGCGCATTGACGCCGTTGTTATCGACAAGTTCGTTCTGGAGTACCTGAAGGCGACAGAACCGAGTTTGAGAGGTTACCGCACCAAGCTCCAGTTCAACGAAAGACCCTTGGAGGACAAAACACTCTATCTCTGCTTTCGTGACGATGAGGCGGGAAGGGCAATGCTCGAGCGGTTTAATAACGGTTTGAAGCAGATCGATCCAGATCGTGTGGCTGAGGATTATTTCGCGAATTCATTCCCCGATTGA